The Lysobacter panacisoli genome includes a window with the following:
- a CDS encoding SCO family protein produces MFNRTTVYILIAALAAALGLWAAQHFFAPPAGPSLPQTRAVRLFSPARELPTFNLRQSDGTALVPGELKGHWTLVFLGFTHCPDVCPTTLAEMAKAQKQWAALPESVRPRLLFVSVDPERDTPDLIGSYAHAFHRDTLAATADVPALENFAKSLSMVFAKVPAPEGIPADQYSMDHSASMAVLDPQGRMAGIVQPPFEPLAIAADMTALTQASPAAP; encoded by the coding sequence ATGTTCAACCGCACCACGGTCTACATCCTGATCGCCGCGCTGGCCGCCGCCCTCGGCCTGTGGGCCGCGCAGCACTTCTTCGCGCCGCCTGCCGGGCCATCGCTGCCGCAGACGCGGGCCGTGCGCCTGTTCTCGCCGGCGCGCGAACTGCCGACCTTCAACCTGCGCCAGTCCGACGGCACCGCGCTGGTCCCGGGCGAACTGAAGGGCCACTGGACCCTGGTCTTCCTCGGCTTCACCCATTGCCCGGACGTGTGCCCGACCACGCTGGCGGAAATGGCCAAGGCCCAGAAGCAGTGGGCCGCGCTGCCGGAATCCGTGCGCCCGCGCCTGCTGTTCGTTTCGGTCGATCCCGAGCGCGACACGCCCGACCTGATCGGCTCGTACGCGCACGCCTTCCACCGCGACACACTGGCCGCGACCGCCGACGTGCCCGCGCTGGAGAACTTCGCCAAGTCGCTGAGCATGGTGTTCGCCAAGGTGCCGGCGCCGGAGGGCATCCCGGCCGACCAGTACTCGATGGACCACAGCGCCTCGATGGCCGTGCTCGATCCGCAGGGGCGCATGGCCGGCATCGTGCAGCCGCCGTTCGAGCCGCTGGCCATCGCCGCTGACATGACCGCCTTGACGCAGGCGTCGCCGGCCGCGCCCTAA
- the prmB gene encoding 50S ribosomal protein L3 N(5)-glutamine methyltransferase, whose amino-acid sequence MTGIATPETVQFQQVSIIDLIRYGGSRFNEAGLTFGHSYDNALDEATQLVLHALHLPHDLSPVYGASRVTADEQARVLALFERRVRERVPAAYLTGEAWFAGLSFKSDARALVPRSPIAELITTGFEPWLGGREVERVLDLCTGSGCIAIATAHYHPHWEVDGVDINDDALSLAKENKERLHAGNVTLRKSDLFEGLKGQVYDLIVTNPPYVTDDETDALPKEYSFEPELGLRAGHDGLDLALKILRDAPDHLSEQGLLICEVGEAENALVELLPELPMAWVEFKVGQMGIFVVERADLVEHHAKIKALADAR is encoded by the coding sequence ATGACCGGCATCGCGACCCCCGAGACCGTGCAGTTCCAGCAGGTCTCGATCATCGACCTGATCCGCTACGGCGGCAGCCGCTTCAACGAGGCCGGCCTGACCTTCGGCCACAGCTACGACAACGCACTGGACGAAGCGACGCAGCTGGTCCTGCACGCGCTGCACCTGCCGCACGACCTGAGCCCCGTGTATGGCGCCTCGCGCGTCACCGCGGACGAGCAGGCGCGCGTGCTGGCGCTGTTCGAGCGCCGCGTGCGCGAGCGCGTCCCGGCCGCCTACCTGACCGGCGAGGCCTGGTTCGCGGGCCTGAGCTTCAAGAGCGATGCGCGCGCGCTGGTGCCGCGTTCGCCGATCGCCGAGCTGATCACGACCGGCTTCGAGCCGTGGCTGGGCGGTCGCGAAGTCGAACGCGTGCTCGACCTGTGCACCGGTTCGGGCTGCATCGCCATTGCCACTGCGCACTACCACCCGCACTGGGAGGTCGACGGCGTCGACATCAACGACGACGCATTGTCGCTGGCGAAGGAAAACAAGGAACGCCTGCACGCGGGCAACGTCACCCTGCGCAAGTCGGACCTGTTCGAGGGGCTGAAGGGCCAGGTCTACGACCTGATCGTCACCAATCCGCCGTACGTCACCGACGACGAGACCGATGCGCTGCCGAAGGAATACTCCTTCGAACCCGAACTCGGCCTGCGCGCGGGCCACGACGGCCTCGACCTCGCGCTGAAAATCCTGCGCGACGCGCCGGACCACCTGAGCGAGCAGGGCCTGCTGATCTGCGAAGTCGGCGAAGCGGAAAACGCGCTGGTCGAACTGCTGCCGGAGCTGCCGATGGCGTGGGTGGAATTCAAGGTCGGCCAGATGGGCATCTTCGTGGTCGAACGCGCGGACCTGGTCGAGCATCACGCGAAGATCAAGGCGCTCGCGGACGCACGCTGA
- the aroC gene encoding chorismate synthase, giving the protein MSSNSFGKLLTVTTFGESHGPAIGCVVDGCPPGIAIAPEDFRHDLERRATGRTRHTSQRHEADEVEILSGVYEGVTTGTPIALLIRNTDQRSKDYAKIAEQFRPGHADYTYWQKYGIRDPRGGGRSSARETTMRVAAGVIAKKWLADRHGVHVQGWLSQIGEIVPHGFDLSAVENNPFFWPDTRQVTELELYMDALRKSGDSVGARVDVIATNVPPGWGEPIYGKLDGELASALMSINAVKGVEIGDGFGVVAQKGSEHRDQITPQGFASNHAGGILGGISTGQPVRCSVAFKPTSSLRLPIDSLDIHGDVAEVVTTGRHDPCVGIRATPICEAMVALVLMDQALRHRAQCGDVGEVTPRVPAQRDG; this is encoded by the coding sequence GTGTCCAGCAACAGTTTCGGCAAGCTCCTCACCGTCACCACCTTCGGCGAAAGCCACGGGCCCGCGATCGGCTGCGTGGTCGACGGTTGCCCGCCCGGCATCGCCATCGCGCCGGAGGATTTCCGCCACGACCTCGAGCGTCGCGCCACCGGACGCACGCGCCACACGTCGCAGCGCCATGAGGCCGACGAGGTCGAGATCCTCAGCGGTGTGTACGAAGGCGTCACCACGGGCACGCCGATCGCGCTGCTGATCCGCAACACCGACCAGCGCAGCAAGGACTACGCGAAGATCGCAGAGCAGTTCCGGCCCGGCCACGCGGACTACACCTACTGGCAGAAGTACGGCATTCGCGATCCGCGCGGTGGCGGGCGTTCGTCCGCGCGCGAGACCACCATGCGCGTGGCCGCGGGCGTGATCGCGAAGAAGTGGCTGGCCGACCGCCACGGCGTGCACGTGCAGGGCTGGCTGTCGCAGATCGGCGAGATCGTGCCGCACGGCTTCGATCTGTCCGCGGTCGAGAACAACCCGTTCTTCTGGCCCGACACGCGCCAGGTGACGGAGCTGGAGCTGTACATGGACGCGCTGCGCAAGTCCGGCGATTCGGTCGGCGCGCGCGTGGACGTGATCGCGACGAACGTGCCGCCCGGCTGGGGCGAACCGATCTACGGCAAGCTCGACGGCGAACTGGCCAGCGCGTTGATGAGCATCAACGCGGTCAAGGGCGTGGAGATCGGCGACGGTTTCGGCGTGGTCGCGCAGAAGGGCAGCGAACATCGCGACCAGATCACGCCGCAGGGCTTCGCCAGCAACCACGCCGGCGGCATCCTCGGTGGCATCAGCACGGGCCAGCCGGTGCGCTGCTCGGTGGCGTTCAAGCCGACGTCGAGCCTGCGCCTGCCGATCGACAGTCTCGACATCCACGGCGATGTCGCCGAAGTCGTCACTACCGGTCGCCACGATCCGTGCGTCGGCATCCGCGCGACCCCCATCTGCGAGGCGATGGTCGCACTGGTGCTGATGGACCAGGCGCTGCGCCACCGCGCGCAGTGCGGCGACGTCGGTGAGGTCACACCGCGTGTTCCCGCACAGCGCGATGGCTGA
- a CDS encoding 2-hydroxyacid dehydrogenase: protein MADTRLRVWVSQPLFGDIVGRLREHFDVVETARVGKHSPQDIAHALAGCDGALVTLNDPIGAAEVANAPRLRAIANVGVGYNNLDVSALTAAGVVVTNTPDVLTETTADFGFALMMAAARRITEAERWLRDGQWRQWSFETLLGSDLHGATLGILGMGRIGQGIARRASGFRMRVRYHNRSRLPADVERDCRAEYVDLDTLLSSADHLVLVLPYSPAVHHLIDATALAKMKPTATLTNIARGGIVDEDALAEALASGRLAAAGLDVYEGEPAVNPRLLALRNVVLTPHIASGSLATRRAMVTLAVDNLIAALGHGPDAGRPPTPVNADALAARDAKTGLKRGA, encoded by the coding sequence ATGGCTGATACACGGCTACGCGTCTGGGTCTCGCAACCGCTGTTCGGCGACATCGTTGGACGGCTGCGCGAGCACTTCGACGTGGTCGAGACCGCGCGCGTGGGCAAGCATTCGCCACAGGACATCGCGCACGCGCTCGCGGGCTGCGACGGCGCACTGGTCACGCTCAACGATCCCATCGGCGCCGCCGAGGTCGCGAACGCGCCGCGCCTGCGCGCCATCGCGAATGTCGGCGTCGGCTACAACAACCTCGATGTGTCGGCGCTGACGGCGGCGGGCGTCGTCGTCACCAACACTCCCGACGTGCTGACCGAAACCACGGCCGACTTCGGCTTCGCGCTGATGATGGCCGCCGCGCGCCGCATCACCGAGGCCGAACGCTGGTTGCGCGACGGCCAGTGGCGGCAGTGGAGTTTCGAGACGCTGCTCGGCAGCGACCTCCACGGCGCGACGCTGGGCATCCTCGGCATGGGCCGGATCGGGCAGGGCATCGCGCGTCGCGCGTCGGGTTTCCGCATGCGCGTGCGCTACCACAACCGCTCGCGCCTGCCCGCCGACGTCGAACGCGATTGCCGCGCTGAGTACGTCGACCTCGACACGCTGCTGTCCAGCGCCGACCATCTCGTGCTGGTTCTGCCGTATTCGCCGGCCGTGCATCACCTCATCGATGCCACTGCGCTGGCGAAGATGAAGCCCACCGCGACGCTGACCAACATCGCGCGTGGCGGCATCGTCGATGAGGACGCGCTGGCCGAAGCGCTCGCCAGCGGTCGCCTCGCCGCGGCCGGACTGGACGTGTACGAGGGCGAGCCCGCGGTGAACCCGCGCCTGCTCGCCTTGCGCAATGTCGTGCTGACGCCGCACATCGCGAGCGGCAGCCTCGCCACGCGGCGCGCGATGGTCACGTTGGCTGTCGACAACCTGATCGCTGCGCTCGGCCACGGCCCGGACGCGGGACGTCCGCCCACGCCGGTGAACGCCGACGCACTGGCGGCGCGGGATGCGAAAACGGGACTCAAACGCGGCGCCTGA
- a CDS encoding NIPSNAP family protein — MQRLVQIRSYQLRPHARAAFHRAFVEQAVPMLREWGHDVVAFGPSPHQAEGYFLIRAYDDLADLESRQDAFYASPQWRQGPRETVLAMIEQYLDAVLWLSPDAIEDLRRRNGGSAGPSG; from the coding sequence ATGCAGCGACTCGTCCAGATCCGCTCCTACCAGCTCAGGCCGCACGCGCGCGCCGCGTTCCATCGCGCGTTCGTCGAGCAGGCCGTGCCGATGCTGCGCGAATGGGGCCACGACGTGGTGGCCTTCGGGCCGTCGCCGCACCAGGCCGAGGGTTATTTCCTGATCCGCGCCTACGACGACCTGGCCGACCTGGAATCCCGCCAGGACGCCTTCTACGCCTCGCCGCAATGGCGGCAAGGTCCGCGCGAAACCGTGCTGGCGATGATCGAGCAGTACCTGGATGCGGTACTGTGGCTGTCTCCGGACGCCATCGAGGACCTGCGACGCCGCAACGGCGGCAGCGCGGGCCCGTCCGGCTGA